DNA from Onthophagus taurus isolate NC chromosome 2, IU_Otau_3.0, whole genome shotgun sequence:
CAACTTGATGTAACAATTTACGATTCATTAACAATTGGATACGGCCTAATAATCATAAGCAATTGCATAGATAATGATTATTTAACGCCGAATTTAATGCCAAGGCAAGAAAAAAGGCGCGACGCCACCGTTTCAAGTTACTTTCCTTCGGACGTATTACAAAATAGCCTTTGGCTATTATCTATTGGTTAATTTGTTGCGTATACGTTTAACGATTGCGCGTGACTGAGAGTAAAATGAAATGATCGATGAATTAAAATGATGTTTCGCATTCATTTTATAGACATTTTTCGACAAATATCTTTTGCTTAAGTGGTATTAAAAGGATTACTAAATTAAACACAGTATTCGTTTAATTAATCGATCACTTAATAACATAATAGTTATTATTGTTGCTAGTCGATTCTATTTGAGCCTTTGATAGTGTAAATAGGTTTTAGCATAAACTTCGTTGGACTCGGTCATATCACGTGACCTACATTGTCTGTTTCGTGCATCTACATTATACACACACTTTACGTTATGTATAATGACAATAATGGCCAAGGTCTGATgtgtaattttcattttctatttcgagataaaaaaaaatgtttttgaattataaaccCAAACAtcttattctttattttactttttgactCATACATTTTTGCCAACCTTAAAAGGAGCCTCATTCATCTTTTCAATCTGTTGACCACTATCAAGTAAAAgggaaatttgtaaaaataaaattaatgcgaGTCGTAGCAGCCTCGTGATTTGTTATGAAGTAAACAAACCTGTTGAACACTAATGACCTGAATCTGATCAAAGTATATAAAATACGTATACAAATTGGAAAAACCCAATAACTTTTCTTGTTGTACGCAAATGTATTATGATTccgatttaatttaaagagtaaaaagtttttattttgtttgaataACGAAATGCATGTATGAAATTCGTAAAAGAGACATTTTATATGTTTATTTAGTGGTCTAACGAGCAGCAAATTTGGTGTAAATTGTTTCAACGCCACTCCAACTttcaaactaaaaaataaaaactccgccGGTAATATTCAGAATATTACAAAATCATAGGTAATAATGTTTTGGTACAGAgagaaacaattaattattccacgttattacgatttaaaatttttagggtaacaataataataattatctgttactCGCATTCCGTGCGAGTACAACGACCAAATACATATAGATATCAAAtataaattgcttttttaCTGCACTAAAAGCCCTTTTACCGATGTTTTCGttataattatgaaataaattttaaataattaacaaaattttaattaacaatttcattttattaacatggcaatttttttattgaatccAGAAAATGCTAAAGTAAacaccgggaatttcatataactcgcaatatatgaatgctgTAACCAAAGTtagtcccacataaaatgcaacatagcttaataatacaggcattgggtagttttgtaaaggaaatgttttgattggaaaaggtgacgtccttaAGGTAACTCTGAGtttccgtcttaagagacgtacagCTAAATCCCAATGTTTCtcgttctaggtctagtgttagttctagttttacattagcactgttactatttAAAACTAACGCTATACTAATACgagtgattctagttcttggtctagcgccgcataataattaaaattaggtGCTTCAGACCCAcgtctaaacccgaaactttctagttctaggtttagtgttagttctagttttagttcaataaaaatatgcaacatagtaatatattttgtgctaactagcgctacagaatgtttctagttctaggtctagtgttagttctagttctagtgttagtctagtcttatttattatttagcgctagattgttgtatggGTTCCCCGTATTGAtacgttatatcgaggttttactataatgtcaaattatattgacatgttgcgTTTTCTGTAGGACAAAACCCTggtttttatggaaatatatttttgtatattgtaacttaagtgaaattcactgtataaacACCTGCGTTTTGTTTAATCATCGAATTTGCACagtagtttaaaaaaaaaactcatcTAACGTCAAAATACAACACATCGTACTAACATACTATAAATAGAAATCTCTTATAAACGTTTTAAGGTTGACAAACATTAAAATGAACCGTTACCGGCGTGACATCACTTTCATGCGATCTTTCAAATGCAAATGATATCTTCAAACAGCagactttttttatataacataaTCAAATCCATTGATCGATTTGTTTCtctattgaaaagaaaaaaatacgcTTTGTAGTTATtgtattgtaaaaataaagtgTTAACCGCAAATCAATTATatgaatgaaaaaaatattggttGTTTATCAAGTTGAACTTGAACTATGAGAGCAATTTCTAATTTACACATAGTAGGGAAAAACATGGTttgcattttttatacaagtataattttatttttttcaggttATGTAACGATAACACTGCACTTAGTACTTGTTTGCTTTCTCATGAtagtatataattaatttcccACCTGAAATACTTTACCAGCGGTTCACAAAACGCAGTTCATtgcaataaaatgttaaaatatgaCAGGTGTAGATAAAAGAATTTCATTATTCATATGTTGTGTATCGAGTTCtagtttacaaaaataaatattttacattaacaagaatttaaatttataataatttcaataataagtaattttttcctttaacacttttttaaagttaaaacaacgtatttattttgatttattacaagGCTAAATTTTAGTTAGATACAGtgttaaataacacaaaaaatcaCACCATCTTCTTAGGTTATCTTATCAATTAACAGGTTGACATTTACGTAttgatttgttaatttttttaactcgcttagtaattagtaacatatcatcaattatatCCACGTGCAAAAagacaacaaaattaaatcttctttttgttattaatcaAACCAAGAGTTATTTCAATattgaaatgttatttatcAGATTCACTTTTAGATTCGCTTGGTCGGGCAAAATCATGCAATTCTATCATAAATAGGTGATGTCAGAGCTTCGGCCATAAGCTGCCTCGGCTTAATCAGGCAACATTATAGATTTTCTTCCCTAAGTTTAGCCAATTTTGGATTGATGTGAAATTACCTCTagagcctcgcccgcaagcgacctcggcttagaCGGCATGCAATTTGTGAGCTTTTCTATAAATTCTCTTGTATGGTAGAAATGTGCAAGGACAGTATGTTGAatgttggaaaaaaatgtcaaaattaattaacattgaagtgaACTATTTCTTTTTCGTGTTCAAGGaaccaatttaaatttagtaacGTTTGATACCAAAACGTTTTTCAGCACCAATAACAAATGAAGTTACGATTACGTAATAAAATATTGGTACCACCCCTTCACTACATATTTATAGGCTAATATATCAATCAgtatataatttaacatacaattATTTACCTATTTACACtctaaattatatttattttcaattatacaGATCCACCAAAAAGCGGCTTTCGATAACCTACCAATATGGTGAGAGTaaccaaattttaatgaatccCAGCTTAAATTACATGCAAAAGCGACCCTATCGACTGTAAATTACCGTTCATTCGGGTTTTGCGTTTACAGACGTATACGAACCTATACCATCGGGATATTGCAGCATTATCGAATTAAAAATGACCGTTAATAACCCTATACAACATGACGAAATTGCCAGCAAATTGCTCGACGTCCTAAACTGCAGCGTTTTTTgcattttactttttttttgtcaaaacaGGCCAAGAATTTGCATAAATAGGTGTATGTGGATTGTGatggatttttttattatcgaaaattttgaaacggaataataaataaacacgAAATGTTGGAAAGGTCAAAAAGGAGAGacattatgtttttaatttatcgtaGCGGGAATAACAAgtgttaattttgttatttataccGATTGTTGATTCTATTTTCATTTCTATGCATAATGATAACCAATTGAATCaattattgataataattgttttgataatattgcatgagttaataaatattaatgttgtAATTATTAGAGTGCAGTCTAAACAAACAATAAACCAGATTTGTGCACATTTGTTATAGCgtgataacaaataaaaaaatatatcgcgTAATATATGAAAACATATTTAGTAGTATGAAAATTAAGtgaagtgttaataaaatttaaatcgttttatttatatttatgggACTCGCTGGTTTTCGACCAGAacaaattgttgaaattattttacttttatttcgtTACATTCGTTGtgcaataaatttcatttctcgTTTCCAGCTTTCAAAATGAACGAAGTACGGAACATGGCATGGGACTACGTTGTCTTTGTGGTATTTGTAATAGCGACAACGTTCGTTGCTGTATATTCCCGTTGCTTTGGCCCCAAAGAGAAAACTAAAGCCGATTTCGTATTCGCCGCTGGAAAAGTCTCAATGGGTGCAATGATGTTAAGTATAGCGAGAGGAACTTTAGGAGTACGCTCATTTTTAGGTAATTTTTGAGTCATGATGAATACAAATAACTGaaccttattttttctttttttataggATATCCATCTGAGTTATTTTACAGAGGAAGTACAATGTGGGAAACTTTATATGGAATGATTCTCGCTTATCCAATCGTTTGCTACATATTCGTTCCAGTTTATTTCAGTTTGGGAATAACCTCTGTTTACcaatatttagatttaagaTTTAAATCTCGATTGGTTCGATGTTTAGCATCTGGGACGTATATTATAAGGCAACTTTTGAATCAAGGCGTAACCGTTTTTACACCATGCGTAGCTTTAAACACAATTATTGGAATGCCGTATTGGTTGTCGATTTGTGGGATCAGCTTCGTCAGCATTATTTTCACCCTTTTGGTAAGTTTTCGACGTTTATAATAGATGGGAAGGGAAAAGTTTACTGTATATATTCCCGGCATTATTGGTCAATGCACCTGACGTTCACTTAATATCAGCCTGTGAACTTGTTACTACGGCGCAGTATCGTTGTATGGAAGAGCTTTTAGCATAACTGGGGGAATATAAAACACCGCCCGTCGACGTGTTGAGGTCCTGAACGATCAATTCGGGCCATTTTTCATTCGTTTAACCGAATTTTTCGTATAGATGTCCAGCCtttcatttattttcgttgataaatcgcttctttttCTCTGTCCTGATGGTATAATAACTTGTTTTTGTTGTACACCCCACAACACAAAATGAATTACACCTATTTCATATCCAATTTGTCTAATTTCTAACAATTTATTCTACatcgtaataataaataattggtTCCCATTAATATATTGTCttaactaaaatattataacaaaGACTAGATTATTGTAAAGGAATTTAAGATATTCCGGTCCTGTTAGAAGCTAGACGTGTACTGCGAAACCAAACATTTGTCTTCGGCACGATGACACAAAATCAATTTCTGCGCGAACCGTCGGAAATCCAGGGACTTAACTGtgaatattatataatttagaACTGACCGCGGCGCGATTTACGCGATTTATGTGGTGATATTTGATTTCGAAATTAAGGTTGCTTTTTATGGCTTTTTACGTCGATTAAACTTGCGGCGCCAACTCGCGAAATTAAACGTTAAAACTCCGACCGAGTTAAATCACCTTTCTGTTTTCGTATAACAATCAAatcgtgtttttttttaaatccttgAAAATGTCCTCAAGTTTCGATAAAGGTTCGATTTTCTTGGCGATAAGCCAAACGAGCCATCTCACCTGCCCAGGATCGAATAAACCGAATTCGAATCGGCATAAATTTCGAGACAAATACGAACCGATATAAATCAGCCGAGTACGTCCCTGCAGCCTCCGAAACAAGCTACTGGAAGATTTGCATTCGATCCCACGTGAAATATTGCTCGATTACTAAGTCCTCAATCAAACCCATACACTTCAACCCCTTCGTAACAACACGGCAGTGAGATattatttactacaacttAAACCCTCATTTAATATTTCGAACATTTTAATCAATACGTATTATGCttgttattatttgttataaaatccTTCGTTGTAAAGTGAAAGCTATTCAGAACGCTCGTGTTTGAACCAATTCAATCGCCATTTTACTGATACAATATTAACACTAATTGCTAATTGTACAATGTTGTAGTTCTTGTTGGTAcaatcttatttatttataagatattGACCAAGCGATCACTTAGGTCGCTTGGGATTTACTGAATACTATGAGGCTTATGCTTCCGTACACATGTATTATGTACCACACAATCTAGTTTCTTATACATGCATCGTGTGTATACAAGGTCGCTTAATTTTAACTACAATTACCAAAGCAAAAATGGTAGTTGTTTTGGATATTTCCCATCTCACTGCCATTTTTGTTACTGAAACGCTAACACAGGTAACTTGTAGTTAAGGTAACATAGTGCAAATaagttttttgttaaaaaattaagttttatttgataattttaaaaagttataattctACATTAACTTGGGCATGTTGTCTAAATCTGTAGTTAAGAACAATAGTCTATTTGCTCATATTGTATATGATGGCAGATTAACCTGAACAACTTTCAGTTTCTCCAATTGAGTCACAGCTACTTTGAATCCTTTGGCAATTTTCTCAGGTATTAAACTCAAAGTCTCCAATTTTCTACCCAAAGGTGTTGATATCTTTTCGATACATTTTTCCAAGACATATCtgacattaataataattttacgtaagACCTTGACTTCCATCATCGCATGAATCCATTATAAATAGACCTTAAACAAGTAATGTTATTAtcctttatttaattttgtatagcAATACATAGTGTTTAGTAacctttgttattttaatggTTTAGAAAAGTTTTCCAAATAAATAACCAGACAATATATACGTACACTAATCGACATAAAATTTGATCAGATGTACTTTCCATAGTATACCAACAAAATAGGTTTCATGCATTAAAAACATGCAAAGGTACTTTATAATATCGTGTTTCATTGCATGTTTAcatttaataacttttgatgcatatgtttttatattcaaCGAGCGGGTTATTGCACGTTTGAAAATTGAGGGTAGAAAgtttattaaagtaattataTAGTGCGAGTATTATAAACCTTATCTGATTAAGTTTGCCTACCATTTATAAACATGTCAACTGcagtataaattttatttaactaaaAAGTTGATAtgtactaaaaaaaaacattttaaaggaaaaactgaaaaattgagttgaaatttattatttctatgaTCAACCGGAAGCGATAACTGAAACACTGGTTAACATCACCCTTAAAACGTTTAATGAAATATGATTAGAACTGGTTCGAAAACGATTCCAAATAAGACGATCGTGAAGTTTCGTCGTCAAGTACAGTTTATAATGAGTTAACTGCTGCAAACTTCCGGGTAAATGGGTCGCTAATCAAACCAGACCGGCGGCGCAAAGTTGAGTTCCGGAGGCATTTTCCCTTAATTTTCTAAGAACCAGATGACACCCGAGCAGCTTGGAAAATTGGGAACTTCACGATGGACTCTGCTCCGGATTaatcagattttttttcacctttttaataatattctttgttataataaatgtaGCAGAGAGAAGGTTGGACCATTATCGATGCTTAAACTTGAGGCGGGTGGGGTTAGTGTGGTTAATTACAAAATGAATAATGATAGGtgaattattacaaaattgcGATTTTGCGAGGAAACTCTTAAAAATGTATGTCAAatgtaactttttaattaaataggaTTTGTAAATATGAGTTAGCGATACGACCTGACAATAATAGGTTAAAACCCTTCGAGAGTGGTCCCATTTCGCGATAGAATCGTTCCCCATCAGTCAGCTTCACTATTCAGAGAGTTGCTGGGGTACATGTTGGTCGATGATATTAATTTCACACGTCGCCACTTGCATTCAGAGCACCACCGCTCGCTTCCTCTACGTTTTATATCAACACCAGTAATTCTCAACACAGCTATAActctatttattattaacacaccataaattttattgaaacataagatattttatctctaaaaactaaataaacgTTTAATATTACAGGGTGGATTAAAAGCAGCAATTTGGGCCGATGTTATGCAAGGTTTAACAATGATAGCTGTGAGCGTGGCCATCATAGTCCAGGGATGTATAGAAGGTGGTGGCGCTCTCAATGTTGTGCAGGAAAACTACGACGGAGGTCGCCTGGGATTCTTTAAGTGAGTAGGTACTTCCGGTTCATGAAAGTTGCTGCGACCGGTCGATTTTGGAATATTTGCGCGTCGCCCGACCGAATTAAGGCCGCtccgttttaataaaaagcagTGGGGCGCGCGTTCGGTCCAAGTTTTCCCGACTTAATGAGGCCGAATTTTAAAGAGACCgcattaaaattgtattagGGCCCGGCACAGGTGGTTGTTTCTGGACGACTCCGGCTCGACGAAATTGGACGGTCCGGCTCTGTCCcaattagattattattaaatctcGCGAATTCGTCGAGACGGTTTAATGAAAATTCACTCTAATCTCAAATGTTAAcctttcaaaaactaaaattaaagaatattttaaaaactttgataaaattgtttgaaattgttcaaaatcgttaaaattagAATGAAATCTTTGACTTATCCTAAGGATCGTTTAGAGTTTTTCTTCGGGATTTCGGGTGTGCACCCTTTTATAGGGTCCTTTTATCTATAATTAAAATCACGGGGTAAATATTGTATTCGGTAAATGCGGGCCGGCGCAATCTCTTTAGTTCGTAGCATCCCTTTCATTGAGATGCAGAACTGGTAGTTATTTTCTTCGCCATTCCCGCGTTTCCCAATCTACGATAGGCTTGTTTCTTGGATGGTCGTTAATCACACCCACCGAATTGCATTCATCCCTCATCGGTCGTATCCGACACGAATGCAAACCTTTCCCTTTATTGAACAACCCGTGTAATTGAAGGTCATGGTTGACTAATTACTTCTCACTTCTCGTTCAGTTATCAATCACACCATTACTACATCCTATACTAGACTTGTCCGAATCGAACTCATCAATCTTTAACTATCTGTCAATAGATTCCGGTCAATATGTACTATCCTATTTCACTATCTTGATTAGTGAAAAGtggttaaattatttcaactaTATCGTCACTTTATTTTCAGTTTCGATACGGATCCAACGATACGAGTCACTACAATTTCTGCGGTTGTTGGACAACTTTTTATGTCTCTTTCTATATTTGGGTGCCAACAGAATTTCGTACAAAGATATTGCAGTATGGATTCGCAATCAAAAGTGACCaagtaagtaataaaatttttctttttaattatttctaagAATGGGGTAATTATTCATTTACGTCGTTAAAGTAGTGATTATGATATATTAACGATATTTGATGTTGGATGGCGTGAAAGGTattaagaatttaattctagCCCCGACGATCGTTAGcgcaaaaaattaattcgtttttaatgaaaatgccGCGAGTAaggataatttattatatccaTTCGGCGGATCTATgctatttatattaattgtaaaataataaaacgcgGCCTAGTACCagatattattacattttatatttgccgATTCTCGAACGTGTTTTAAATTGGAGTTCACCGTACTTGACCACAATCCGACATAGTTACACCTCAATCAATATTCATGATTGATAGGGCGATATATGGAATCGAGCAAGATATTACCTTGTATTTACACAACTCCGATTTATTCCGGATCTCTGTATACCCGGTATTAATACAAATAGCGGAAATGTGTAACCACATTTTTGTATTGGAATCCATGAAAATAACGCGTGATTGTCGATACAAAAGCtttcataataatttgatttttttttggaaatttggTTATTTTCAGAACGTTAATGTACAACATTCCCGTTATTACGGTCCTGTTCAGCTTATCTTGGGTAGTAGGCATGGTTATCTACGCCATTTACGCCTCTTGCGACCCACTTTCAGCGGGATACATAAAGAAATTCGATGAGATCTTGCCATTTTACATGGAAGATCGGTTTTCGTATATCCCAGGAATTTTAGGACTGTTTATAGCAACTTTATTTAACGGAGCTTTAAGGTATGAAAGAAATTTTCAGATAAtagaaatgattattatattttattttatattttgtagtTTGAATGTATCAAATCTCAATTCCTTGGCAACTGTTACATTCGAAGATTTTCTACGTCCACTACCAGCGTTGAAAGGACTAAGGGATAAACACCAATTATATTGGATCAAAGCCATTAGTGTTGTTTACGGATTAGCGATTATGGGAATAAGTTTCGGAATAGGATTACTGTCCGGAGTGATCGAATCTTCCATGCTGGTGACGTCCGCCACATCCGGACCTTTGTTAGGCGTTTTTCTCCTTGCAATGTTGGTTCCATGCTGCAACTGGAAGGTAAGATTTCGTCGACATCCGGGTAAATACCCCACTCGACATCGCCCGCGGTATTGTTTGCTTGACGACGACGATGTCGACAATACGATtagcgtcgcgacgcccgaTTTTTAAGCCGACTTCGTCGAGATTTAATTTGAAAGCTGGGGTTTCGGATTTTCCGGTGTGTTTACTGGGCAAATTTCGAGTTTATTCGTTCAATTGCGACCGCGAGAGCTGCACTTTACCCTAACCAAAACCGCACTTTTATTGCTGTTTCACATTTTCAACTAcacttttattactttttccCATCCATTAAAACtgggttatttttgaaatgcaTCAAATATATGATGCGATACAATTATCGAATTCAAAATTCCATAAATCCCaagtttataacaaaataatgtcGAAAAAAGCTTTTGCATTTGTATAGTGTCATCGCACGTTAGAATTGGAACCTAAAGACTCGGAGTGCCACCAAGCATAGCAGAATCGCTTGGAAAGCGCCAACTTTGATGGGATTTAACGTTGACGTATCCCCCACTTCTAGTGCTGGGGAGGGTTTGGGGATCGGGTATTCTCCGAGAGAGTGCTGCAGCATAGGCGATCCTTCGGCGTTCCGTCGCGGCCGTCAAAAGTTTTAATGGCCGGAAACGGCGGTGGAGCGCGCCACCGGCCCATTTGCGCCCGGCAATTACCGCCCGCGATCCATGATACGTTTACGGCCGGCAGATTGCCGATTACGGCGCCTTCACGCGGAGCTTTCTTCTCCTCCCCACGATTAAACACAAAACGGACCCTCCCTCCCCGTAAATACGCCATCTATGAGAgcgaaacgtctaatgaccgttGTTAAATATCGTGTAAAGGAGATGTGATTAAtgtttttgttcaatttttgtttaaaatattataataaagaatCAATTTTATCATGGATAAATGGTTACCAATATAGTGGTGGTGGTTACAACTCGGCCACATTCCAGGTTTTGTATACGCACGATGGTAATCGATGACtgtcaaaattgatattaTTGCAATATTCGATTTGGCACGTTTGGTTGTCTCGTTGTGATGTTATGCGTACGTCCAGCGCACTTTAGTGCTCACCATCGATCGTAACTAGGTCATCATCTCATTCatttaactcatttttatatacatgataattatttaatcttaTTTTAGGGAGCAGCAGTTGGTGTAATCGCTGGGCATCTAACAACACTGTGGATTACTTTCGGCAGCTTATACGTCGAAAAGAAAccagaaaaaattttagatttaaccATTGATGGTTGCACCAACAATTCGTTTAGCGAATATATACTAAAAGATCATCCGTTCCCACAAAGAATCTTAAATCATCAATATACTATAAGAACAACGACAGCTGAACCGAGAATAGATCTGCAACATGAGTaagttcttaattttaatattaattgaacatttttttatattatttggATTTCTTAGAGATGCTTTCACACAAATCCATTCGATAACATACATGTACTACTCGTTGATAGGATGTTTCGTCACTGTCTTCTTGGGTTGGATAATTTCCTATTTCACCGCCAGTGAAACAGATCGATACGATGAAAACTTGATACATCCTATTGCGAGGAAAATCGCCTCGTTCTTTCC
Protein-coding regions in this window:
- the LOC111427454 gene encoding sodium-coupled monocarboxylate transporter 1 — protein: MNEVRNMAWDYVVFVVFVIATTFVAVYSRCFGPKEKTKADFVFAAGKVSMGAMMLSIARGTLGVRSFLGYPSELFYRGSTMWETLYGMILAYPIVCYIFVPVYFSLGITSVYQYLDLRFKSRLVRCLASGTYIIRQLLNQGVTVFTPCVALNTIIGMPYWLSICGISFVSIIFTLLGGLKAAIWADVMQGLTMIAVSVAIIVQGCIEGGGALNVVQENYDGGRLGFFNFDTDPTIRVTTISAVVGQLFMSLSIFGCQQNFVQRYCSMDSQSKVTKTLMYNIPVITVLFSLSWVVGMVIYAIYASCDPLSAGYIKKFDEILPFYMEDRFSYIPGILGLFIATLFNGALSLNVSNLNSLATVTFEDFLRPLPALKGLRDKHQLYWIKAISVVYGLAIMGISFGIGLLSGVIESSMLVTSATSGPLLGVFLLAMLVPCCNWKGAAVGVIAGHLTTLWITFGSLYVEKKPEKILDLTIDGCTNNSFSEYILKDHPFPQRILNHQYTIRTTTAEPRIDLQHEDAFTQIHSITYMYYSLIGCFVTVFLGWIISYFTASETDRYDENLIHPIARKIASFFPGKQRHYTDGDEIARGKSIDDDKIPTLTAVSMERLPSAAYSQEVSLDSESCNTKL